A region of Geminocystis sp. M7585_C2015_104 DNA encodes the following proteins:
- a CDS encoding proline--tRNA ligase, with product IMGCYGIGVSRLAQAAVEQSHDSDGIIWPVAIAPYHVIIVIPNVTDPLQVKAAEDIYHRLNEAGIETLLDDRDERAGVKFKDADLIGIPYRLVTGRAIKEGKVELVERATKYSQLIPIEDVAGILLQKIKANCHN from the coding sequence TTATAATGGGGTGTTATGGTATTGGTGTCTCCCGTCTCGCCCAGGCGGCAGTTGAACAATCCCATGATTCAGACGGTATTATCTGGCCTGTGGCTATTGCCCCCTATCATGTTATAATAGTAATCCCAAATGTCACAGACCCCCTGCAGGTAAAGGCGGCAGAAGACATCTACCATCGTCTCAATGAGGCAGGCATCGAAACTCTTTTGGATGACAGAGACGAAAGGGCAGGGGTAAAATTCAAAGATGCCGACTTGATTGGCATACCTTATCGTCTTGTTACGGGGAGGGCAATAAAAGAGGGTAAGGTAGAATTGGTAGAAAGGGCAACTAAGTATTCTCAACTAATCCCTATTGAGGATGTAGCTGGGATATTACTCCAAAAAATCAAAGCCAACTGCCATAACTAG